TACGGATTTTCCCTAATACGCAGTCAGCTTTTCGGTTGGTTGGGGCAGTATTATTTCATTACCAAGAGACCAATTATTCAAAAAGAAAATTCTTTTAAAAGCCCTAAGCATTTTTGAATGAAACTTCCCATTCGAATGGTGTCATAGCCAGGGCAGGCTGTCAAAGTGAGGAGCCTTTGACAGCCTGCCCTGGCTATGAATAAATTAATTATGGAAGTTTCGCAAAAAAATGTTGAATGGAATACCTATATTCAATTTACAGTTAAGAAAGACAAGTATGGAATTTACACAATATAAAGGACTTGACTGCTTAAGCGGAAAAACTCCGCTTATTTTACTTTTGCGAAACGGCTTGTACCTGTCGCCGTGGTGCTTTTATTCCGCATGAATAATGGAAATTCGACACCCCGGCATGAATATCGAGTTTCTCGCATGATTTCTATTAAACTCGCACGATTATGACGATAGCCGCATGATTATCCGAAATCCCGCACGATTATTGTAAATCTCGCATGATTCTGCTTGACGCTCTTTATCCAGGCAGTGAGTGTAGATAAGAAAAAGTCAAGTCCTTTATATTGTGTAAATTCCATACTTGTCTTTCTTAACTGTAAATTGAATATAGGTATTCCATTCAACATTTTTTTGCGAAACTTCCATAATTAATTTATTCATAGCCAGGGCAGGCTGTCAAAGGCTCCTCACTTTGACAGCCTGCCCTGGCTATGACACCATTCGAATGGGAAGTTTCATTCAAAAATGCTTAGGGCTTTTAAAAGAATTTTCTTTTTGAATAATTGGTCTCTTGGTAATGAAATAATACTGCCCCAACCAACCGAAAAGCTGACTGCGTATTAGGGAAAATCCGTATGACCTTTTCTCTTCTTCGAACCTCTTGGTTTAAGCGTTCCAAACTGTTTGTACTACGAATGTGTGGTCGAATTTCCTCTGGGTGCTCCATGTACTGTATGGTATCTTCAAAGCCTTCATCTAAGATGGCCAACGCTTTTTCATATTTTTTATTCTCGCTAAACTGACTCATCAGTTCTTCTTTAAAGTTCCTCATATCTTCGATTTTGACGGCTTCAAATACCCGCTTAATCATCGTTCTAATTTCTTTGGAATCTTTCTTAGGGAGTTGGTTAATAATATTTCGTTTGAAATGTACATTACACCTCTGCCAACTGGTTCCAATAAATTCACGGAGAACGGCTTTTTGTAGGCCCTTATGGGCATCTGAAATCACAAGCTTAGGTGACTGTAAACCGCGCGATTTCAGCTGTTGAAAGAACCTACTCCAACTTTCGTAGCTCTCGACATGATCGACCATTAATCCTAAAATCTCACGATTATTTTTCTCAGTAAGAGCTGTCGCAATGTAGACGGCTTTTGAAACGACACGATGGTGTTCGCGAACTTTTATATACATGGCATCTACAAATATAAATGGAAAATAAGTTCCGTTCAGAGGTCTCTTAGCCCAATCATTAATGATAGGATCTAATTTTTGAGTCAGGGAAGAAACGAATGATTTTGAAACTGTTTCACCACAAAGCTGTTCCACAATATGAGTAACCTTACGGGTAGAAACACCATTGATCACCATTTCAAGCATCGAAAGAACAAAAGCTTGATCACAACGTGAGTACTTTTCAAATATGGAAGGAGAAAAATCTCCATTACGGGTGCGTGGTACCTTCAATTTGATCTTCCCAACACTCATCGTGAAATCACGCTCATAGTATCCGTTACGATAATCTAAACGATCAGTAGATCGTTCGTAGGAAGCTGCTTGTAGGTACTGGTCTCTCTCCCTTTCCATGTATTCATTTAATACAAGGACGATGGCTGAGCGAACCACCGTTTCGATGTTAGAATTTATTACTGCTTCTTTTAAAGAATCCAAATCTAGGTTAAACTGTAATTGAGTCATCTTTATTCCTCTTCTCATTGTTTATCGTCGTTGAAAACAGTGTTGACAAGAAGGAATAAAATGACTCTTTCTTTTTACACAATTATATGGACTTAATCTAAGAAAATCGCGAAACTATACAAAAAACATAAAAAAACGTCCCTTGGGCAAAACAAGAGGACGTTTTTTTCGATGGAAACTTATTAATCATTCGCACTTTCTATATCTGCCTTCAATTCCTTAAACCACTTTAAATTCACTAAGTGATGAGAACGGGAATTTTCGTTCATGCGACCAAAATAATCAATTTTACCTGGTGATTCCTCAATGGTAGCTAAGTACTCATCGAGAAGAGCAATTCTGTCTTCTGTTTGATCAATTTGGGATTGGATTAATTCTACTAATTTATGTTTA
The DNA window shown above is from Rossellomorea vietnamensis and carries:
- a CDS encoding IS256 family transposase, whose translation is MTQLQFNLDLDSLKEAVINSNIETVVRSAIVLVLNEYMERERDQYLQAASYERSTDRLDYRNGYYERDFTMSVGKIKLKVPRTRNGDFSPSIFEKYSRCDQAFVLSMLEMVINGVSTRKVTHIVEQLCGETVSKSFVSSLTQKLDPIINDWAKRPLNGTYFPFIFVDAMYIKVREHHRVVSKAVYIATALTEKNNREILGLMVDHVESYESWSRFFQQLKSRGLQSPKLVISDAHKGLQKAVLREFIGTSWQRCNVHFKRNIINQLPKKDSKEIRTMIKRVFEAVKIEDMRNFKEELMSQFSENKKYEKALAILDEGFEDTIQYMEHPEEIRPHIRSTNSLERLNQEVRRREKVIRIFPNTQSAFRLVGAVLFHYQETNYSKRKFF